A window of Symphalangus syndactylus isolate Jambi chromosome X, NHGRI_mSymSyn1-v2.1_pri, whole genome shotgun sequence genomic DNA:
tttcaccatattggccaggatggtcttgaactcctgacctcagatgatccacccacttcggcctcccaaagtgctaggattacaggtgtgagccactgcacccggcctaataatCACCAATTTcttgagcagagattgcaccacggtactccagcatgggcatcagagcaagaccctgtctgaaaacaaaagcaaaaacaaaaaccctaaaaaacaaacaaacaaacaaaacaccatttACATtctatttgctaattttttgagctgaaatatgtaaaaatatattctagcTATCATATGAATTCACATATGAATTATAACAAGCTATATAATCCATGCAGTCTACAATAATATGCAATGTAAACAATAAGGATGTTAACGGAAAAGTAATCAAGATGCCATCGTTGATTCTAACAAATTATAATTATTCTTTAATGGCACATGAAAACATCCATGTCCAATTTCCCTGTTTGACCTAAACATGCCTCTTAAATTTTACTTATTCTTATTAGGATCTAAAgaagcatcaggataaatagctaatgtatgtggggcttaatatctaggtgatgggttgataggtgcagcaaactaccatggcacacgtttacctatgtaacaaacctgcaatttctgcacatgtattgtggaacttaaaataactattacagggccgggcgcagtggctcacgcctgtaatcccagcacgttgggaggccgaggcgagaggatcacctgaggtcaggagtttgaaaccagcctggccaacatggtgaaaccccatctctactaaaaatataaaacaattagccgggcgtggtagtggatgcctgtaatcttagctactcagaggctgaggcaggagagttgcttgaacctaggagacggaggttgcagtgagctgacatggtgccactgcactccagccttggcaacagagtgagactctgcctcaaaaaaaaaaaaaaaaaaaaaagaaagaaagaaagaagtattaCAGATAACATTGATTCAAATATTTCCTCTTCATCTTCTAATCTGTAATCTGTAACAATTctccctgtttttttctttgctattccTTTGGTGAGAGACTAGTTTATTATTTGTCCTGTAGAATTATTCACCTTCTACATTTCACTGTATCCATTCCAGTGCAAAACGTATTCTTTTTTAAGCAGAATATCTTGTAGTTAGATCTATGGATTTGGTTAGATTTAGGTACAATTTTTTTTGGCAGGAACATTCATAGTTGATGCTTTATACTTTGATTGCATGATGTCAGCActcacatattattattattttttgagacagagtctcgctctgttgtccaagctggagtacggtggcgcaattgctcactgccaccttctgcctcttgagttcaagcaattctcctgcctcagccttctgagtagagtagctggaactacaggcacgcaccaccacacccggctaatttttgtatttttagtagagacggggtttcgccatgttggccaggttagtcttgaactcctgacctcaggtgatccgcctgcctcagcctcccaaagtgctgggattacaggtgtgagccatcacataTGTTTTGCATATATTTAATGTAAAAGATCAGTGAGTTGCAGTATTCTCACCTTGATTCACCCATATTATAAAATTTCCCACCAATCTTGTACCTAAATTTTATTGAATCTATCTGCTGATTTTTTATTGTTGATAAGCAGTTCAAGTATCATATAAATTCACCATATAAAAATGTACAAGTCACTGCTTTTCAGCACATTCAGAAAATTGTGCATCCATTAGCAcaaccaattttagaacatttttctaaaatgaaagctcccctcccctcccctcccctcctttccagagttttgctcttgtttcctaggctagagtgcaatggggcaatcttggatcaccacaacctctgcctcccaggttcaagcaattctcctgcctcagcctcccgagtagctgggattacaggtgtgcaccaccatgcccagctaattttgtatttttagtagagatggggtttcttcatgttggtcaggctggtctcgaactcctgaccacaggtgatcctctcgccttggcctcccaaagtgctgggattacaggcgtgagccatggcacccagccaaaAGCTCCATCTCTATTAGTAGTCATTCCTTATTCCCCCTTCCCCAGACCCTGGCATCTACTAATCCACTTTGTGTCTGtttagatttgcctattctggccATTTCACATAAATGAGATCACGCAATCtgcattcttttgtgtctggttctttaatgtattataatatttttagggTTAAATCCGCATTGTATTATGTATCTGTGCTTCATTCCATGTTATGGCTAAAATAATCCATGGTATGCAtatagcacatttgtttaaaCATTCACCAgttcatgggcatttgggttctttctccttttgggttttatgaataatgctgccacaAACATTCATGCATAACTTTTGTTTGAATATCTGTTTTTAGCTCTCGggtatatacttaggagtggaattgctggatcacatggtaaccctatgtttaacttttttttttcattttaaacaagcAGTTTATTTAAACAAGACGCTTGACTTGAAGGTAAAACTATCTAGGATTCTTTTGTGTTTTAGAGTAATTTATCCCTACTTAAAGACAGATTGCCCTACATGTAACAGCTACGtacaaaaaagttataaaattgtcCTTGGTTTTACaatgataaatgaaaaacattaaaattctcCAATTGAACAAGGTATGCAAGGATTTTTAtgtcgttgttgtttttttttttttgttaaaacagTGAGAGCAAAATAACTTACTGGAATATAAAGATAAGAGCTGAATGAGCATGCCACTAATGGAGAAAGGGGGTATTTTCACAGAATCAGTATTTTTCCCCATCCCGTCTCCACTTGATGTCAATCAAAATATACCATTGGctgtttagttaaaaaaaaaatgcaatatgcTTGTGCACATATACCAGTTACTTTATGTACAATAAAGGAACGGGGAaatgaaagaatagagaaaactaTACGGTAGTAGTCAGGATGTGGTGGAACAAAATTACAGTTTTCTAATTGAGAAGTAATCTTGGTCTTTAAAGAACAGAGTTATGGAGTAAAGAAGCAGGTTCCCTTTTCAGTAGACACCTCCCGTCTGCTGTTGGAACACATCAATTGTATCTTCATCCTCCATTTCCAACTGTGCAGGTGTGTCTTTCATTGATTGGTTGCCCGTCGAATCGGAATCTGATCTGCCTCATTGACAATCCCTGTCGTTCACAATAGGCTTTCATTAGTTTACTAACTGGTGTATGCCTCTTAATCTTAAACTGCACCACAGAACCATCCTGCCCCGCCACCTTCAAATTAATATGATCGTTGTTCTCAGTCTTGACTCCTTCCTTGGGCTTTTCGTCGGCCATGGCGAGCGCCAGAGTCTCCTCAGCTGCCGCTTCACAAAAGAGGTACCAGGTCCGCACCAAACGAGCACACAAGCAGCACCAAGAGCGGCAGAAGAAAGAGGCGGCAGCGGCGGACTGGGGGGAGGGTGCGTGCACGTCGTGcgctccctccccccaccctgcgTGCGCGAGCACGAGCCGCCGGGGCCTCccattctgtttaactttttttattatttcagtaggTTTTGGGGAAACAAGTGGTGTTGGATTActtggataagttctttagtggtgatttctgagattttagtgcacccattaCCGAAGctgtgtacactgtacccaatgtgtagtcctTTATCCCTTgcctccttcccaccctcccccaacccacatccccaaagtccattgtatatatatattttagacggagtctcggtctgtcacccaggctggagtgcagtggagtgatcttggctcaccgcaacctccgcctcctggtctcaagcgattctcctgcctcaccctcccgagtagctgggattacaggtgcgtgccatcacacccaactaatttttatatttttagtagaggttggggggtttcactatgttggccagactggtctcgaactgctgaccttaagtaatccatctgccttggcctccgaaagtgctgggattacaggtgtgaaccatcgcgCCTGacccattgtatcattcttatgcctttgtgtcctcacagcttagctcccacttattagtgagaagaaacgatgtttggttttccattcctgagttacttcacttagaataatggtctccaattccacccaggttgctgtgaatgccattatttagtTCCTTTTATGACTAGTAGTCCatggtatgtatatgtgtgtgtgtgtgtgtatacgcatacatacacatatattctttattcactcattgatgggcatttgggctggttccatatttttgcaattgcgaatggtgctgctacaaacatgggtgtgcaagtgtcttttttgtataatgacttcttttcctctggatagatacccaggagtgggattgctggatcaaatggcactATGGTTAACTTTCTATGGAAGTGCCAAATTGCTTTCGATAATATTAAATATCTATCTACAacattttactttcccaccagcagtgtatgacagtttcaatttctctacatcttcacacattttttttttattattattgagaccgagtcttgctctgttgcccaggctggagtgcagtggcgcgatctcggctcactgcaagctctgccttcctggttcacgccattctcctgcctcagcctcctgagtagctgggactacaggcgcccgccaccatgcccggctaattttttgtatttttagtagagacggggtttcactgtgctagccaggatggtcttgatctcctgacctcgtgatccgcccgtctcggcctcccaaagtgctgggattacaggcgtgagccactgcgcctggcctcacacACTTGTTATTTTCAATTTGGTTTTTATTCTAGCCATTCTAATAAGCGTGAGGTGTATCTCCTTGTGAGTTTCCTTTGTATTTGCCTATTTGCCTAAATGAATGATATTGAgcagcagggttttttttttttttttttttttttgagatggagtttcgctcttgttgcccaggcaagcaTCCTGTACTGAGCTGCTTGGCCGTTTGCATGGAGATAGCAAAGGATTTGCAGCACGAGAGCCTGGCATGTTTGGATCCATCCTGCCACCTTAATTCACCTTGGCAAAGCCATTTAGCCTCTGTAGACCTTGGTTTCCTGGCACAATGAGTGCTTATTGAATCTGTCCGTTCAGGGAATGTTGACAGAAAAAAGGCTATGACTTGGTTCTCTGTGTCAGGCGATGGACATTCCTCCCTGAAATAAAGGAGGAGAAAGACAGGGAAGTTTCCAGAGAGGGGCAGCTGAGATTCACAGCTGTTACTTTTTGGGTAATTCCACCTGGGGTGAGGGGAAAGCTCttttcagtttccattttctgcaACATGGAGTTGTGGCAGAGCCTTAACCCCTCCCCCAACTCTCCACTCAGCAGGTGAAGGCAGCTGCCTGACAAGAACGAAGCATCACCTGTGCGCATTTAgtctcctcctccccccacctcctGGTAATTCCCACCCACCTGTGCCCAAACCGCAAGGGAATGAGTAAGAGAAAAGGTCTGGGAGTATCTGGCAGCAGGTGgtcttggggtgggggtggcggaCTGAGAGTGTGAACGTCAGTTGGTGAGGAGTGAAATGGAGCCAGGAAATTCTGAGAAGTTGGAGCTGGTCAAAGGCCAGTTGTAGTGCCTCAGAGGCCTTAGATTTCTTTTTGAAGTGTCTCTTTTAAGGTGAGTTCACTGGAGAGTGTACCTGGGCAGGAATGACTTTGGTTCCCACTGAAAACACGTTtctatttgtgaaaaaaaaaaaaaaaaaaaattctcccaaaAACCAATCAAGGACTACATtgtgaataggaaaaaaaaaatccacaacatCTTCACAGTCAAGATTTTAAGCAACCCGAATAGCTTGCATGATTCCCATGAGCCTTGGGAACTCACCaggctattatttttaaaggaccTTTATTTGCATCTCCCCTCCCCTTAGGGAACAAGGTGGGAACAAGGTGCTGGGAGGATGCACGCCCCAAGTTAACACTCCTCAGAGTACTGTCATCAACAGATTATCTTCGTTTTCCTTAATACGCTACAGGTGTCTCCATTCTGCAAGAGCAGCaagtccctttttttttgagacggagttttgttcttgttgcccaagctggagtgcaatggtgcgatctcgactcaccgcaacctccgcctcccaggttcaagcgattctcctgcctaggtctcctgagtagctgggattacaggcattcgccaccaagcccggctaattttgtattttcaatagagacagggtttctccattctggtcaggatggtctcgaactcccgacctcagttgatccacccgcctcggcctcgcaaagtgttggattacaggcgtgagccaccgcgcccggccgcaagtccctttttttccaaaagaaaatatcaatcaGAGGACTGGTCAGGCAGGGGAAACCTGTGAGTCGCTGTCACTCCTTCGGCCTCAGCACATCCCCACCCACCTAGGCGGCGTAAGCGCCACCAGCAGCATCCCCTGGAAGGCTACAGAAGCAGCGCTGGGCCCCTAGTAGTTCCAGAAAAAAAGTGGGAGGTGATAGGGCACCGGCAGTGTCTGGTCTTGGAAACACGCCTCTCACCTGGGGAGGGAACAATTGAAGCTTTCAATAACGTCAGGCATACAGATGATACAAACTTATAACATCGCCTGAAAGT
This region includes:
- the LOC129476485 gene encoding small ubiquitin-related modifier 2-like, with product MADEKPKEGVKTENNDHINLKVAGQDGSVVQFKIKRHTPVSKLMKAYCERQLEMEDEDTIDVFQQQTGGVY